The Gammaproteobacteria bacterium genome segment CCCTGACGCGTGACCTCGGTGATGGTGTCCGTATCGATCACCGCGCGTCCGTCGATCTCAGTCGCAAGATCGGCCGCAACCTCCAGCAAATTAAGCGCGCGCCGCGCATCGCCATCGGCGGCCCGAGCCAGGGTGTCGCGCAGCTCCGGCGCCAGTTCGAGATGCCGCTGGCCCAGCCCGCGCTCGCTATCGTCAAGCGCCTGATCGATCAGCGCGCGGATGTCCGCCACGCCCAGGGGCTTGAGGACGTAGGTTCGCACCCTCGACAGCAGCGCGTTGTTCAGCTCGAACGACGGGTTCTCGGTGGTCGCGCCGATGAAATAAATGGTGCCGTCTTCCACGTGCGGCAGGAACGCGTCCTGCTGCGACTTGTTGAAGCGATGCACCTCGTCGACGAACAGTACCGTCGCGCGCCGCTCGTCAGCCCGCGTGCGGCGCGCCTCATCGATGGCCGCGCGGATGTCCTTAACACCGGAGAGCACCGCAGAGATGCTCAAAAAAAGCGCGCCCGAGGCGCCCGTAATCAGCCGTGCCAGGGTAGTCTTGCCGGTGCCGGGCGGACCCCAGAACACCATCGAGTGAAGCCGATCTTCTTCGATCGCGCGGCGCAGCGGCTTGCCTGGCGCCATGACATGCGCCTGTCCGACGAACTCCACCACGGTGCGCGGCCGCATGCGATCGGCCAGCGGCGGATAGCTCTGGGCGCTCATCTAGCTCGGGCGAGGGATACGGCTGATTGCCGGGAACTTCAGCGCTGGATGCACCAGAATGCGCCGATTTCGCCTACAAGCCGCCAACGGCATCGATGACATCTGTCCCCTCCGGTGGCTCGAACTCAAAGCGCGCGGGATCGATCTCGATGTTGGTGCGCACGTTATCGAGGCGGATCACGGTGGTTTGTTCGAACTGGTCGTGCAGGATCATGCGACGGATGCCGCTGTCATCCAGGCCTAAGCGGATGCGGTTGAATTCGATGTCCTGCACGCGGGGCGCGAGCTGCACCCATTCCAGACCATCGCGCTCGCCGGTCTCCCTGATGTTGAACTGTTCTTTTAACGGCCGCTCGCCTATCAGCAA includes the following:
- a CDS encoding replication-associated recombination protein A is translated as MSAQSYPPLADRMRPRTVVEFVGQAHVMAPGKPLRRAIEEDRLHSMVFWGPPGTGKTTLARLITGASGALFLSISAVLSGVKDIRAAIDEARRTRADERRATVLFVDEVHRFNKSQQDAFLPHVEDGTIYFIGATTENPSFELNNALLSRVRTYVLKPLGVADIRALIDQALDDSERGLGQRHLELAPELRDTLARAADGDARRALNLLEVAADLATEIDGRAVIDTDTITEVTRQGLRRFDKGGDIFYDQISALHKSVRGSDPDAALYWLCRMLDGGCDPLYIARRVTRIGSEDIGNADPRGLQLALNAWDTYERLGSPEGELAIAQAIVYLACAPKSNAVYAAFKAATQAARESGSLEVPPHLRNAPTRLMKSLGHGKDYRYAHDEAQGFAAGENYFPDELTGQRFYYPVDRGLEIRIGEKLAQLRAANRERDKPTS
- the lolA gene encoding outer membrane lipoprotein chaperone LolA → ARFFSDVRTLDAKFTQLVLGEDGEQVAQSSGTVLLMRPGRFRWEYEQGQLILADGERLWIYDEALEQATVKSLKDALGAAPIALLIGERPLKEQFNIRETGERDGLEWVQLAPRVQDIEFNRIRLGLDDSGIRRMILHDQFEQTTVIRLDNVRTNIEIDPARFEFEPPEGTDVIDAVGGL